In the genome of Spirochaetia bacterium, one region contains:
- a CDS encoding molybdopterin-dependent oxidoreductase Mo/Fe-S-binding subunit produces the protein MKTIKCTIDGKNTILKFEEGMTLQKALVLAGFNFVRDGDDGEGFIGADTILINDKPVLATLMLADQAEGAVIRTPGCLGDSNHLSYVQQAMIDAGIVQSAYDSPAAALLLTWLLEHKPHPKREEIKDILSGIFVRDAGYENYYLAVQLACELRDEGHYVTPISPTFRPNLEFVGKPKGKIDGPALVTGERVFVEDKVTANSHIMIFLRSPYAHAYIKKLDTSKAEKMSGVDIILTYKNTPDIYYTQAGQGAPEPSPHDRRMFNEKVRHVGDRVAAIVATDVESAIAARDAIKVEYEVLKPVMSVEDAMAKDAPLIHDSLVEYVVGAPDDLDAYNKHYDKRDGKVIYQFPLHGDVRHNIASEAKGHIGDVDKAFAQSDVVIERTYRTNQIQCTPLEPHLCFGLIEMGRLTLHCSTQVPYHVRRVVARLCSVSENKVHVIKERVGGGYGSKQDILVEDVVGYAVWKTGLPIYYRNTRAEEFITTATRHPMRITVKLGANKDGKITAVDMDVRANTGPYGNHCLTVPMNACSKTLPLLAVDNMRFDVTTYYSNIASVGAYQGYGAPKGAFALMTCMAELSEKLGIDYLEVARKNHVHKGYMLEILRGLGEGREGNVVPVGSCGLGEALEKGAKMIGWGRKEVSADPDWKIGKGFAMIQQGSGLPGLDHANAWAKLMTDGSVQVFSGGADLGTGLDTISCKLACEILRVPMDRVAVISGDSDSCPFDTGAYASSGTYFSGNASRLACEDLKKAIFKEAAFQMNEKEEDLILELPGKIVSTKSNKELPYGELCHTALSGTGNGQLMGKASFTTMVNSIPYGAHFAQVAVNVKTGEVKVMKFYALQDAGTPINPEMAQCQMYAAALKAIGHSLYEGLIFNKEGVPLNTNLTDYCPPMISEMPEDFKAVLIDVNDEEGPFGAKSISEIATNGAAPAIAIAIHDAVGVWMRSWPFTSEKILRAMGKIV, from the coding sequence ATGAAGACCATCAAGTGCACCATAGACGGAAAAAACACTATACTGAAGTTTGAAGAAGGTATGACGCTTCAGAAGGCCCTTGTACTTGCTGGTTTTAACTTCGTCAGGGATGGGGATGATGGGGAAGGTTTCATCGGAGCCGATACCATACTTATAAACGACAAACCTGTCCTTGCTACATTGATGCTTGCAGATCAGGCTGAAGGGGCGGTAATCAGAACTCCTGGTTGCTTGGGAGACAGCAACCATCTTTCCTATGTACAGCAGGCAATGATTGATGCCGGTATTGTCCAAAGTGCCTATGATTCTCCTGCAGCGGCATTGCTGCTTACCTGGTTGCTTGAACATAAACCCCATCCTAAACGGGAGGAAATCAAGGATATACTCAGCGGCATATTCGTCAGGGACGCAGGATACGAGAACTACTATCTGGCAGTCCAGCTTGCCTGTGAACTGAGGGATGAAGGACATTATGTTACGCCGATCAGTCCGACTTTCCGACCGAACCTGGAGTTCGTCGGAAAACCGAAAGGAAAGATTGACGGACCGGCTTTGGTCACCGGAGAGAGGGTCTTTGTCGAAGACAAGGTAACCGCGAACAGTCATATTATGATTTTCCTACGTTCTCCGTATGCCCATGCCTATATCAAGAAACTCGATACCAGCAAGGCAGAAAAGATGAGCGGGGTCGATATCATCCTGACCTATAAGAATACTCCTGATATCTACTATACCCAAGCCGGGCAAGGTGCGCCGGAACCATCTCCGCATGACCGCAGAATGTTCAATGAGAAGGTCCGGCACGTCGGAGATAGGGTTGCTGCAATAGTTGCAACTGATGTGGAAAGTGCCATTGCTGCCAGAGATGCAATCAAGGTGGAATATGAAGTACTGAAGCCTGTAATGTCCGTAGAGGATGCTATGGCAAAAGACGCACCTTTGATTCATGACAGTCTGGTTGAGTATGTCGTAGGTGCTCCTGATGACCTTGATGCATACAACAAGCACTATGACAAGAGGGATGGTAAGGTAATCTATCAATTTCCATTGCATGGGGATGTACGGCATAACATTGCGTCGGAAGCCAAGGGCCATATCGGAGATGTCGACAAGGCTTTTGCACAATCTGATGTCGTAATCGAGCGGACATATCGAACCAATCAGATACAATGTACACCATTGGAACCACATTTGTGCTTCGGCTTGATAGAGATGGGCCGGCTCACGCTTCATTGTTCGACTCAGGTACCTTACCATGTACGCCGTGTGGTTGCCCGTCTGTGTTCCGTAAGTGAAAACAAAGTCCATGTCATCAAGGAAAGGGTAGGCGGCGGCTACGGCTCCAAGCAGGATATCCTGGTAGAGGATGTCGTTGGTTATGCTGTCTGGAAGACGGGACTCCCTATTTATTACAGGAATACCAGGGCGGAGGAATTCATTACGACAGCGACTCGTCATCCAATGAGAATTACGGTCAAGCTGGGAGCGAATAAGGATGGCAAGATTACTGCTGTTGACATGGATGTCAGAGCAAATACCGGGCCTTATGGCAATCATTGCCTGACTGTTCCGATGAATGCTTGTTCCAAGACTTTGCCGCTTCTTGCAGTAGACAATATGCGTTTTGATGTGACTACCTATTATTCCAATATAGCCTCTGTAGGTGCCTATCAGGGATATGGGGCTCCGAAAGGTGCTTTTGCACTGATGACCTGCATGGCAGAACTGAGTGAGAAACTCGGTATCGATTATCTGGAAGTAGCACGGAAGAATCATGTGCACAAAGGATATATGCTTGAAATTCTCAGAGGTTTGGGAGAAGGCAGGGAAGGTAATGTCGTTCCTGTCGGTTCCTGTGGGCTTGGTGAGGCATTGGAAAAAGGTGCCAAGATGATTGGATGGGGCAGGAAGGAGGTGTCTGCTGACCCTGATTGGAAGATAGGGAAAGGCTTTGCTATGATTCAGCAAGGATCGGGACTTCCCGGACTGGACCATGCCAATGCATGGGCAAAGCTGATGACTGACGGATCAGTACAGGTGTTTTCCGGTGGTGCCGATTTGGGAACCGGGCTGGACACAATCAGCTGCAAGCTTGCCTGTGAAATCCTTCGGGTACCGATGGACAGGGTTGCCGTGATCAGCGGAGATTCAGACAGCTGTCCCTTTGATACCGGGGCCTATGCTTCCAGCGGTACATATTTTTCCGGCAATGCATCACGGCTTGCCTGTGAAGATCTGAAGAAGGCAATTTTCAAGGAAGCTGCTTTTCAGATGAATGAGAAAGAAGAAGATCTCATTCTTGAACTACCCGGCAAGATAGTCAGTACCAAGAGCAACAAGGAATTGCCTTATGGTGAACTGTGCCATACTGCACTCAGTGGTACTGGCAATGGACAGCTGATGGGCAAGGCATCCTTTACTACCATGGTCAATTCCATTCCTTATGGGGCGCACTTTGCCCAGGTTGCTGTCAATGTCAAGACAGGCGAAGTAAAGGTGATGAAGTTCTATGCATTGCAGGATGCAGGGACTCCTATCAATCCCGAGATGGCGCAATGCCAGATGTATGCGGCTGCGCTCAAGGCAATCGGTCATTCGCTTTATGAAGGTTTGATCTTCAACAAGGAAGGAGTTCCTTTGAACACTAACCTTACCGATTATTGTCCTCCGATGATCAGTGAAATGCCTGAGGATTTCAAGGCAGTGCTCATTGATGTAAATGATGAGGAAGGGCCTTTCGGTGCAAAGTCAATCAGTGAGATTGCTACGAACGGAGCTGCTCCAGCCATTGCCATTGCCATTCATGATGCAGTAGGGGTATGGATGCGTTCGTGGCCGTTTACCAGTGAAAAGATTCTGCGTGCCATGGGTAAGATTGTATAG
- a CDS encoding FAD binding domain-containing protein, producing MKKDYLIATDVKDALSKMKDNPSYAFLAGGTEINRLDSSIQCEGVISLSKLGLDKIEKVNGEVKIGGCVTFQQLIDSPLVPDYLKKAAHFCASRTRRNMATVSGNLALGRDDSYLMPTLLASKSRLLTYGLSSEGSLFK from the coding sequence ATGAAAAAAGATTATTTGATTGCAACTGATGTAAAGGATGCCTTGTCAAAAATGAAGGACAATCCTTCCTATGCCTTCTTGGCAGGAGGAACTGAGATAAACAGGTTGGATTCTTCAATACAGTGTGAAGGTGTCATCAGCCTGAGTAAACTCGGACTCGATAAGATTGAAAAGGTAAACGGTGAAGTGAAGATCGGTGGTTGCGTGACATTTCAACAACTGATTGATAGTCCGCTGGTACCTGACTATCTTAAGAAGGCGGCACACTTCTGCGCTTCCAGGACTCGTAGGAATATGGCAACAGTCAGTGGGAATCTTGCCCTTGGCCGAGATGATTCTTATCTTATGCCGACACTCCTTGCTTCAAAATCAAGGCTCCTTACCTATGGACTGTCCAGTGAAGGGAGTCTATTCAAGTGA
- a CDS encoding nucleotidyl transferase AbiEii/AbiGii toxin family protein translates to MTSAVATMLKKYKCKDVVDYRNALKEIIQEIALCGLSRTDFFDGSAFYGGSALRIFYGLDRFSEDLDFSLKKSDGTFDLTRYFSSIEDELTANGFTMTVESKQKTKSSAVTSAFIKGTTSIQILNIIPSEVPISGIAPNEKLKIKFEIDTDPPDGASYENKYTLLPSSHSVCLYDAPSLFAGKIHALLCRGWQNRVKGRDYYDFIWYLSQGIPVNLFHLQCRLIQTGQLDWKDSFGLLDLKHMLREKFEKVDFKQAVEDVRPFVKDQNQFSIWGQEFFTSIIDKLTVV, encoded by the coding sequence ATGACCAGTGCTGTAGCAACAATGCTGAAGAAATATAAGTGCAAGGATGTTGTTGATTATCGTAATGCCTTGAAGGAAATTATCCAAGAAATAGCTTTGTGTGGGTTAAGTAGGACAGATTTTTTTGATGGATCAGCTTTTTATGGTGGCTCAGCATTGCGGATTTTTTATGGACTGGATCGTTTTTCAGAAGATTTGGATTTTTCACTTAAGAAATCTGACGGTACGTTTGATTTGACTCGTTATTTTTCTTCCATAGAAGATGAACTTACTGCCAATGGATTCACAATGACTGTGGAATCAAAACAGAAAACTAAATCTTCTGCAGTTACTTCTGCTTTTATCAAAGGTACTACCTCGATACAGATTCTTAACATTATACCTTCTGAGGTTCCTATTTCAGGAATTGCTCCAAATGAGAAATTGAAAATTAAATTTGAAATAGACACAGATCCTCCAGACGGTGCTTCCTATGAAAACAAATATACACTTCTGCCTTCATCACATTCTGTATGTCTGTATGATGCTCCGTCACTGTTTGCAGGAAAAATACATGCTCTTTTGTGCCGAGGATGGCAAAATCGAGTAAAAGGTCGTGATTACTATGATTTCATTTGGTACCTTTCACAAGGGATTCCAGTAAATCTTTTTCATCTTCAGTGCCGTCTTATCCAAACCGGACAGCTAGATTGGAAAGACAGTTTTGGGCTATTGGACCTGAAGCATATGCTTAGAGAGAAATTCGAGAAAGTTGATTTCAAACAGGCAGTAGAAGATGTCCGACCTTTTGTCAAAGACCAAAATCAATTTTCAATTTGGGGGCAGGAATTCTTTACTTCCATCATTGATAAGCTTACTGTGGTATAA
- a CDS encoding YgeY family selenium metabolism-linked hydrolase — translation MSIKEQITAKAAEYRDYTAENLSKLVKTKSYSSKEKDVCNLIVKLCKEAGFDEVYIDDLGSVVGRVGNGPKKLAFDAHIDTVEVGNIANWTFDPFSGEIKDGKVLGRGASDQKGGAASMITAGRILKELGYGGTYTCYFTFTVMEEDCDGMCWKYLIEEEHFKPDFIVSTEPTSCRIYRGHRGRMEIRIILKGISCHGSAPERGVSAAYKASRAALAIEQLNKDLQPDDDHFLGKGTITVSQMDVKGPSQCAVADYAMLYCDRRLTWGEDEELALNQVREYVSKATGDAPDAFVVEMPNYEKTGWTNKQYSQELYFPTWKIPEGHKLVQAGIKDYVDLFGKQPVVDKWTFSTNMVATTGRHKIPAIGFGPGDEAQAHAPNEITRVKDLEICSAFYAMLPYVLEK, via the coding sequence ATGAGTATCAAGGAACAAATTACTGCAAAGGCAGCCGAGTATAGGGATTACACGGCCGAGAATCTTTCAAAGCTGGTCAAAACCAAGAGCTACAGTTCCAAGGAAAAGGATGTATGCAACCTTATCGTGAAACTATGCAAGGAAGCTGGTTTCGATGAAGTGTATATCGATGACCTTGGCTCGGTAGTCGGAAGAGTAGGCAATGGCCCTAAGAAACTGGCATTTGATGCACATATCGATACCGTTGAAGTCGGTAATATAGCCAACTGGACGTTCGATCCTTTCAGCGGAGAAATCAAGGACGGCAAGGTTCTTGGACGCGGGGCAAGTGACCAGAAGGGCGGAGCTGCTTCGATGATTACAGCCGGCCGGATACTGAAGGAACTTGGTTATGGCGGTACCTATACCTGCTATTTTACCTTTACGGTCATGGAAGAAGATTGTGACGGCATGTGCTGGAAGTATCTCATAGAAGAAGAACATTTCAAGCCCGATTTCATCGTATCTACAGAACCTACTTCCTGCCGCATTTACAGAGGCCATCGTGGCCGTATGGAAATCAGGATTATTCTCAAGGGAATTTCTTGCCATGGAAGTGCCCCTGAAAGAGGTGTCAGTGCAGCTTACAAAGCAAGCCGTGCAGCCCTTGCAATCGAGCAGCTCAACAAGGACCTCCAGCCTGACGATGATCATTTCCTCGGCAAGGGTACCATCACAGTCAGTCAGATGGATGTCAAGGGACCAAGCCAGTGTGCTGTGGCAGACTATGCAATGCTTTACTGCGACAGACGTTTGACTTGGGGCGAAGATGAGGAACTTGCCCTCAATCAGGTAAGGGAATATGTTTCCAAGGCTACCGGCGATGCTCCTGATGCTTTTGTCGTTGAAATGCCTAACTATGAGAAAACCGGTTGGACCAACAAACAATATTCCCAGGAACTTTACTTTCCGACTTGGAAGATTCCTGAAGGCCATAAGTTGGTACAGGCTGGCATCAAGGACTACGTAGACTTGTTTGGAAAACAACCTGTCGTTGACAAGTGGACTTTCTCTACCAACATGGTTGCGACTACCGGACGCCATAAGATTCCTGCAATCGGATTTGGTCCAGGAGATGAAGCTCAGGCTCATGCACCTAATGAAATCACAAGGGTGAAGGATCTTGAGATCTGTTCTGCTTTTTATGCAATGCTTCCATACGTGCTGGAAAAGTAA
- a CDS encoding 8-oxoguanine deaminase, with protein sequence MKDAVLLKDIHCLAKNFEEEPLEGADLLIEQGKVVKIAPEGGLKAEDGCRVIDCSNSVVIPGLVNTHHHFYQTLTRNLPAVQDAKLFDWLTYLYDIWKHIDAQSVYISSCMAIGELLKTGCTCTTDHHYLYPRGFDGDLMGLQFKAADRLGIRFSPTRGSMSLSKKDGGLPPDSVVQTTEEILADSERCILKYHQAGEDAMHKIVLAPCSPFSVTKDLMKQTSELARKYGVRLHTHLCETEDEADFCQQAYGMRPLDLMEECGMLGPDVFFAHGIHFNDAELDRLAENGCQIAHCPSSNMRLGSGICRVRDMLDRGITVGMAVDGSASNDSSDMLGELRMALLLQRVRYGSCALSSDEVFTMGTINGAKMLGFEKVGKLEEGWKADLAVFDVSALPYAGSYSDSVASLLFCGTNHEASYTIVDGKLVVDDGHLVGYDEHELAADGRAVSQRLLEEAGVIA encoded by the coding sequence GTGAAGGATGCTGTCTTACTGAAAGACATACACTGTCTAGCAAAGAATTTTGAAGAAGAACCGCTTGAAGGTGCTGACCTGTTGATTGAACAGGGAAAGGTTGTAAAAATAGCACCGGAAGGTGGCTTGAAAGCCGAGGATGGCTGCAGAGTCATCGATTGCAGCAATTCAGTTGTCATACCAGGATTGGTAAACACCCATCATCATTTCTATCAGACATTGACTAGGAATCTTCCGGCTGTACAGGATGCCAAGCTTTTTGATTGGCTGACCTATCTCTATGATATCTGGAAACACATCGATGCCCAGTCGGTGTATATCAGCAGCTGTATGGCTATCGGTGAATTGCTTAAGACCGGTTGCACTTGTACCACTGACCATCACTATCTCTATCCGAGAGGTTTTGATGGAGATCTTATGGGATTGCAATTCAAGGCGGCAGACAGACTTGGTATCCGTTTTTCTCCCACACGCGGTTCAATGAGCCTTTCAAAGAAGGATGGAGGCCTTCCGCCCGATTCTGTGGTCCAGACTACGGAAGAAATCCTTGCAGACAGCGAACGCTGCATTCTCAAGTACCATCAGGCTGGTGAAGATGCAATGCATAAGATTGTCCTTGCCCCTTGTTCTCCTTTTTCTGTTACCAAGGATTTGATGAAACAGACCAGTGAGCTTGCCCGTAAGTATGGAGTAAGACTCCATACACATCTGTGTGAGACCGAAGACGAAGCTGATTTCTGCCAACAGGCCTATGGTATGCGTCCTCTTGACCTTATGGAAGAATGCGGCATGCTGGGACCTGATGTGTTCTTTGCCCATGGTATCCATTTCAATGATGCCGAATTGGACAGGCTTGCCGAAAACGGTTGCCAGATTGCCCATTGCCCTTCCAGCAACATGAGACTTGGCAGTGGCATCTGCCGTGTCCGTGATATGTTGGACCGAGGCATAACCGTTGGTATGGCCGTTGATGGATCGGCAAGCAATGACAGTTCGGATATGCTGGGTGAACTGCGGATGGCTTTGTTGCTTCAGAGAGTCAGATATGGTTCCTGTGCACTATCAAGTGATGAAGTATTTACGATGGGAACCATCAACGGAGCCAAGATGCTCGGATTTGAAAAAGTCGGCAAGCTGGAAGAAGGCTGGAAGGCTGATCTTGCCGTCTTTGATGTGTCGGCCTTGCCGTATGCCGGAAGCTATAGCGATAGTGTGGCTTCCTTGTTATTCTGCGGTACAAATCATGAAGCGAGTTATACGATCGTGGATGGCAAACTCGTCGTGGACGATGGCCATTTGGTGGGATATGATGAACATGAGCTTGCTGCTGACGGAAGAGCTGTCAGCCAGAGATTGCTCGAAGAAGCAGGGGTGATAGCATGA
- the ssnA gene encoding putative aminohydrolase SsnA: protein MMDTLFRHVRIMQTRPPFTVQDDMDVLVHGDVIAKIARGIEAEGAQIIDGRGKTLIPGNVCAHHHYYSGLSRGMLVQAGPQRDLIQILREWWWRLDRALDEEATYYSSLICSIDAIASGTTSVVDHHASPSFIKGSLRTIASGMEKVGIRGMTCYEVTDRNRGMQEVEEGVQENVDFAMDGASDMVKAMIGGHASFTLPDEALDMMGEAVRKTGCGVHVHVAEGDYDVAHAHHHYGKDIIRRLDEHGLLTENALMVHGIYLNDDEIKLINRRHCFLAHNPRSNMNNQVGYADKLPQIEKLVMGTDGCGGNMFEELKIAFFKHRDAKGPWWPADFVAAMNRGNDLIGMYFPGKFGMVAEGYKADLALLDYHCPTPLVSDNVAGHFVWGMSSNCVQSVMVNGKMVMIDRRFPGLDVDYIYAKAAEVARKVWDKVDTLAP from the coding sequence ATGATGGATACACTGTTCAGACATGTCAGGATCATGCAGACCAGGCCTCCGTTCACCGTTCAGGATGATATGGATGTATTGGTGCACGGTGATGTGATTGCAAAGATTGCAAGAGGCATTGAAGCAGAAGGGGCACAGATCATAGATGGAAGGGGCAAGACACTTATTCCCGGCAATGTCTGTGCTCACCATCATTATTACAGTGGGCTTTCCCGAGGTATGTTGGTACAGGCTGGACCACAGCGGGACCTTATTCAGATCCTCAGGGAATGGTGGTGGCGGCTGGACCGTGCCTTGGACGAAGAGGCTACCTACTATTCGTCACTTATCTGCTCGATCGATGCCATAGCAAGCGGTACTACCAGTGTGGTTGACCATCATGCCAGTCCTTCCTTTATCAAGGGATCCCTAAGGACCATTGCCTCCGGGATGGAGAAAGTGGGAATCAGGGGTATGACCTGTTATGAAGTGACGGACAGAAACCGTGGTATGCAGGAAGTTGAGGAGGGCGTACAGGAGAATGTCGACTTTGCCATGGACGGTGCAAGTGATATGGTAAAGGCGATGATCGGCGGACATGCATCTTTTACACTTCCTGATGAAGCCCTGGATATGATGGGTGAAGCGGTCAGAAAGACCGGATGTGGCGTACATGTCCATGTTGCTGAAGGAGACTATGATGTTGCCCATGCTCATCATCACTATGGCAAGGATATAATCAGACGGCTGGATGAGCATGGCTTGCTTACGGAAAATGCACTTATGGTCCATGGAATCTACCTCAATGACGATGAGATCAAATTGATCAATCGCAGGCATTGTTTCCTTGCCCATAACCCGAGAAGCAACATGAATAACCAGGTTGGCTATGCAGACAAATTGCCCCAAATTGAAAAACTGGTGATGGGTACCGATGGGTGCGGCGGCAACATGTTCGAAGAACTCAAGATTGCTTTCTTCAAGCACCGTGATGCCAAGGGACCTTGGTGGCCGGCAGACTTCGTAGCAGCTATGAACAGGGGCAATGATCTTATCGGGATGTATTTCCCCGGAAAATTCGGCATGGTGGCTGAAGGATATAAGGCTGACCTTGCGCTTCTTGACTATCACTGTCCGACACCACTTGTCAGTGACAACGTTGCAGGACATTTTGTCTGGGGTATGAGCAGCAACTGCGTACAGTCGGTAATGGTAAACGGAAAAATGGTAATGATAGACCGTAGATTCCCTGGTTTGGACGTAGACTATATCTATGCGAAAGCTGCGGAAGTTGCCCGGAAAGTATGGGACAAAGTCGATACCTTGGCACCGTAG
- the ygeW gene encoding knotted carbamoyltransferase YgeW has product MKKDKAAIEQLIKVLKSLDTQNMYLNDFYHTWKESDDEIKAVFTVAEILRGLRENNISSKVFDSGLGISIFRDNSTRTRFSFSSACNLLGLEVQDLDEKKSQIAHGETVRETANMISFMADVIGIRDDMYIGKGHTYQKTVADAVQEGFDDGVLEQRPTLVNLQCDIDHPTQTMADILSVINYFGGEDKLKGKKVAMTWAYSPSYGKPLSVPQGVIGLFTRFGMDVVLAHPEGYDVMPEVEKIAAENAKKSGGSFKKVNSMEEAFRDADIVYPKSWAPFSIMEERTKLVDEAKFDELDTLEKKCLANNAKFKDWTCSEELMKTTKDGKALYLHCLPADISGVSCKEGEVDASVFDRYRVPLYKQASYKPYVIAAMIFLSKFENPSAKLKELLDAGAKRIK; this is encoded by the coding sequence ATGAAGAAGGACAAGGCTGCGATAGAGCAGTTGATCAAGGTGCTCAAGTCCCTTGATACGCAGAATATGTATCTTAATGATTTCTATCACACTTGGAAGGAAAGTGATGATGAGATTAAAGCTGTCTTTACGGTAGCTGAGATTCTTCGCGGTCTAAGGGAGAATAATATTTCTTCCAAGGTCTTTGACAGTGGATTGGGAATCTCAATATTCAGGGATAATTCTACCAGGACTCGTTTCTCCTTTTCCAGTGCCTGCAATCTGCTGGGACTTGAAGTGCAGGATCTGGATGAAAAGAAAAGTCAGATTGCCCATGGTGAGACAGTCCGTGAGACCGCCAATATGATCAGCTTCATGGCTGATGTCATCGGTATCCGTGATGATATGTATATCGGCAAGGGACATACGTATCAGAAGACCGTAGCAGATGCTGTACAGGAAGGCTTTGATGATGGCGTACTTGAGCAGAGACCTACCTTGGTGAATCTTCAGTGTGATATAGACCATCCGACTCAGACAATGGCTGATATCCTTTCCGTAATCAATTACTTCGGTGGTGAAGACAAGCTGAAGGGTAAGAAAGTTGCAATGACATGGGCTTATAGCCCTTCATATGGCAAGCCTCTTTCTGTTCCTCAGGGAGTCATCGGTCTATTTACCCGTTTCGGCATGGATGTTGTCCTGGCTCATCCCGAAGGCTATGATGTGATGCCTGAGGTTGAGAAGATTGCAGCTGAAAATGCAAAGAAGAGCGGTGGTTCTTTCAAGAAGGTCAATTCTATGGAAGAAGCCTTCAGGGATGCTGACATCGTCTATCCGAAGAGCTGGGCTCCTTTCAGCATCATGGAAGAGCGAACCAAGCTTGTTGATGAAGCAAAATTTGATGAACTGGATACCCTTGAGAAAAAGTGTCTGGCCAACAATGCCAAGTTCAAGGATTGGACTTGTTCAGAAGAACTGATGAAGACTACAAAGGATGGCAAGGCCTTGTATCTGCATTGTCTTCCGGCTGACATTTCCGGCGTTTCCTGCAAGGAAGGTGAGGTCGATGCCTCTGTCTTTGATAGGTATCGTGTACCTCTTTACAAGCAGGCTAGCTACAAGCCTTACGTTATTGCTGCAATGATTTTCCTTTCCAAGTTCGAGAATCCAAGTGCAAAGCTTAAGGAACTGCTCGATGCAGGTGCCAAGCGTATAAAATAA
- a CDS encoding caspase family protein, with protein MHGYNRSQRKHGANNCLLFLATILVFMLSSCDLILPHDTNKGYGKIVLVDVSLNYDKIVYPVRNLNTQRVEEYGLTLEGPLNDAADVAHSFSALASKNNTPLYIIPMNQKTLEETSEGIGDGIHDSIINDALSPTKKHVKNLLRNLEKLDNVSNSTDISQYCYVVGDASEDLDDFPLDLTPVGTDTPITVTDDDLVIFYYSGHGTDDGSLCLCQEFVSVTEHYRYSYRDNFLKCSDLLNCISSIPGKKFIILDSCFSGVAVDEDTYTTNTQNDEYDGSSIWDKLFSSATATQYDDVYVMTATNSTHRAGDDTDISPAHGCLTRSMDEAIGWDWKTFTGLADDIPANDGGDITVDSLYASTSAKFDSCYAEYYGLDNYLVVNGGREDLLLFTGL; from the coding sequence ATGCATGGATATAACCGAAGTCAAAGGAAACATGGAGCAAACAACTGTCTGTTATTCTTAGCTACCATATTGGTATTCATGCTTTCATCCTGTGACCTTATCCTTCCCCATGATACAAATAAGGGTTATGGAAAGATTGTGTTGGTGGATGTGTCGCTGAATTATGATAAGATTGTTTATCCTGTTCGTAATCTAAACACACAACGAGTGGAGGAATATGGGCTAACATTGGAAGGGCCATTGAATGATGCTGCAGACGTGGCACATTCTTTTTCTGCTTTGGCTTCGAAGAACAATACACCCTTGTATATAATTCCTATGAACCAAAAAACTTTGGAAGAAACGAGTGAAGGAATCGGAGATGGCATACATGATTCAATTATTAATGATGCTTTGAGCCCTACGAAGAAGCATGTTAAAAATCTATTAAGAAATCTTGAAAAGCTTGATAATGTTTCGAATAGTACGGATATTTCTCAGTATTGTTATGTTGTAGGTGATGCATCAGAAGATTTGGATGATTTTCCCCTTGATCTTACACCTGTTGGTACGGACACGCCTATTACTGTAACTGATGACGATTTGGTCATTTTCTACTATAGCGGACATGGCACTGATGATGGTTCACTTTGTTTATGTCAGGAGTTTGTTTCTGTTACAGAACATTATAGATACTCATATAGAGATAATTTTTTAAAATGTAGCGACTTGCTTAATTGTATATCATCTATTCCAGGTAAGAAATTCATTATCCTTGACAGTTGCTTCAGTGGCGTTGCTGTTGATGAAGACACCTATACGACCAATACCCAGAATGATGAGTATGATGGCTCATCAATCTGGGACAAATTGTTTTCGTCGGCAACGGCAACGCAATATGATGATGTATACGTTATGACAGCCACGAATTCAACCCATAGAGCAGGTGATGATACGGATATCTCTCCTGCCCATGGATGCCTTACCAGAAGCATGGATGAGGCAATCGGCTGGGATTGGAAGACGTTCACAGGGCTTGCTGATGATATTCCCGCCAATGACGGAGGTGATATTACCGTTGACAGCCTATATGCGTCAACCTCAGCCAAGTTTGATTCCTGTTATGCTGAGTATTATGGTTTAGACAACTATTTGGTTGTTAACGGCGGTAGGGAAGATTTACTCCTGTTTACAGGGTTGTAA